CCAAGGCAATCGTGCCGGTCCATCTTTATGGGCATCCGACCGAGATGCCGGCCATCCATGCCTTGGCCGCGGCGCACAAGTTGAAAGTGCTCGAAGACGCGGCCCCGGCGCTGGGAGCCGAAGTGGACGGCAAGAAAGTCGGCGGACTGAGCGACGTGGCGGCGTTCAGCTTTCAGGGCGCCAAGATCATGACCACGGGTGAGGGCGGCATGCTCGTCACCAATGACGAAGCAGTCTACGAGCGGGCAAAGTTCTTGGGCGATCATGGCCGCGGTCCGCATGTGGCCTTCAAGATCGCCGAGACCGGCTACAAATACAAAATGTCGAACGTGCAGGCGGCCCTGGGGCTGGCCCAGCTCGAACGCATCGAAGAATTGGTGGCCAAAAAGCGGCAAATCTACGCCTGGTATCGGCAACGGCTGAGCGACTTGCCCCAAGTGCAACTGAACGCCGAGCGGCCCTGGGCACGCAATATCTATTGGATGACGTCGATCGTACTCGGGCCGCGTGTGGGGATCAGCCGCGACGGCGTGATGGCACAACTCAAAGAGCGGCATGTCGATAGCCGCCCATTTTTCCCGCCGGCCAGCTCGTTT
This genomic interval from Pirellulales bacterium contains the following:
- a CDS encoding DegT/DnrJ/EryC1/StrS family aminotransferase encodes the protein MPQKTILTAGPSITKKEIDYVLDAVTFGWNDNWNGYLKRFEQAFADYTATRFALSTSSCTGALHLALLALGVGPSDEVIVPEITWVATASAVTYTGAKPVFADVDADTWCLDPQSAERAVTGRTKAIVPVHLYGHPTEMPAIHALAAAHKLKVLEDAAPALGAEVDGKKVGGLSDVAAFSFQGAKIMTTGEGGMLVTNDEAVYERAKFLGDHGRGPHVAFKIAETGYKYKMSNVQAALGLAQLERIEELVAKKRQIYAWYRQRLSDLPQVQLNAERPWARNIYWMTSIVLGPRVGISRDGVMAQLKERHVDSRPFFPPASSFPMYANAAERNPVAYRVSANGINLPSGHNLTESDVDYVCAALTEVLCKRSRRAA